The Desulfonatronum thiodismutans genome has a window encoding:
- the pdxA gene encoding 4-hydroxythreonine-4-phosphate dehydrogenase PdxA, whose translation MTQPFVQGQPLGLTLGLTLGDPNGLGPELVSRVFRHGLPMSLAGTSVLIIGPEQALVHHQHASGGSVFWHRLSNLDRLPEQVKVQPSNVQLYTPPELDSFQMQPGEATIAGGLAAGLALETACSLLQSGHVQALTTCPLNKATLQRAGFDFAGHTEFLAAKAGLGPNDVCMHFWGPRLRVSLATTHPPLRTVPGLITTELILRKLELTMAAMHAQNLRGPVAVCGLNPHAGEDGRIGDEDQRVIAPAVLQAAARGWNVVGPLAADTVFHRAAQGDFSAVLAMYHDQGLTAFKLLHFHDGVQITLGLPYVRTSPDHGTGYDLVGQGKASAQSLRNALDMAIALTLR comes from the coding sequence GTGACCCAACCCTTCGTCCAGGGCCAGCCTTTGGGCCTGACCCTGGGTCTGACCCTGGGGGACCCCAACGGGCTGGGGCCGGAACTGGTTAGTCGCGTTTTCCGGCATGGCCTCCCCATGTCCCTTGCCGGAACCTCCGTGTTGATTATCGGTCCGGAACAGGCCTTGGTGCACCACCAACACGCGTCAGGCGGTTCCGTCTTCTGGCATCGGCTGTCCAATCTGGACCGATTGCCGGAACAGGTGAAGGTTCAGCCATCAAACGTCCAACTCTACACGCCTCCAGAGCTCGACTCCTTCCAGATGCAGCCTGGAGAGGCCACGATAGCGGGCGGCCTGGCCGCGGGCCTGGCTTTGGAAACCGCGTGCTCCCTGCTGCAATCCGGCCATGTCCAGGCCCTGACCACCTGCCCGCTGAACAAGGCCACGCTCCAGCGGGCCGGATTCGATTTCGCTGGACACACCGAGTTTCTGGCCGCCAAGGCCGGATTGGGGCCGAACGACGTCTGCATGCACTTCTGGGGGCCTCGGCTACGGGTCAGCCTGGCCACCACCCACCCTCCGCTGCGGACGGTCCCTGGGTTGATTACCACCGAACTGATCCTCCGCAAGCTGGAACTGACCATGGCCGCGATGCACGCCCAGAACCTCCGAGGCCCCGTCGCGGTCTGCGGCCTGAACCCGCATGCCGGAGAGGACGGACGGATCGGGGACGAAGACCAACGGGTCATCGCCCCGGCCGTGCTCCAGGCCGCGGCCAGGGGCTGGAACGTGGTCGGCCCGCTGGCCGCGGACACGGTTTTCCACCGGGCCGCGCAAGGCGATTTCTCGGCGGTTTTGGCCATGTACCACGACCAAGGCCTGACGGCCTTCAAGCTGTTGCACTTTCACGACGGCGTCCAGATCACCCTCGGCCTGCCCTACGTCCGCACCAGCCCGGACCACGGCACCGGATACGACCTAGTCGGCCAGGGCAAGGCCTCGGCCCAAAGCCTGCGCAACGCCCTGGACATGGCCATCGCCCTCACACTCCGTTGA
- the glgA gene encoding glycogen synthase GlgA has product MDSHPQILFVASEMYPFSKTGGLADVMGALPLALSRLGVSVGVITPFYGRLASSEFPLRLIYEDCPVGYPWPDTTADIFLADYHGLPVYFISRGEYFDRRFLYCTHKGDYFDNCERFIFFCRATMEWARRLSSPPEIIHAHDWHAALVPAYLHFLRKVDTFWKKTKSVVTIHNLAFQGRFAYRLFLESGLPSAAWNSSGAEFFGDFNLLKSGISYADLVTTVSPTYAREILTPEFGCGLEGILNHRAADLRGILNGADYAVWDPRQDRYLPSTYSPETPRGKLRCKESLFHELCLDPELLSRPLLGFVGRLREQKGIDMLLDILPELMRKDVSVVVLGEGNLQFEAQVQDMMETYPGRLVARIGYTEDLAHRIQAGVDLFLMPSRYEPCGLTQMYSLRYGSLPVASALGGLLDTITGYPDPESTGFIFTPPDARTFLQSIELALEVWERPAEWKAMRTRAMCKDYSWSSAAQQYIQAYTDIGADLSPA; this is encoded by the coding sequence ATGGACAGCCATCCTCAGATCCTGTTCGTGGCCTCGGAAATGTACCCGTTTTCCAAGACCGGAGGGCTCGCGGACGTCATGGGCGCCCTGCCCCTGGCCTTGTCCCGGCTCGGGGTAAGCGTGGGCGTGATCACTCCGTTCTACGGGCGGCTGGCCAGCAGCGAATTTCCCTTGCGGCTGATCTACGAAGACTGCCCGGTGGGCTACCCCTGGCCGGACACCACGGCGGACATTTTCCTGGCCGACTATCACGGCCTGCCCGTCTACTTCATCTCCCGAGGCGAATACTTCGACCGCCGCTTCCTGTACTGCACCCACAAGGGCGACTACTTCGACAACTGCGAGCGGTTCATCTTTTTCTGCCGGGCGACCATGGAATGGGCCAGACGATTGTCCAGTCCGCCGGAAATCATCCACGCCCATGACTGGCACGCCGCCCTGGTTCCGGCCTATCTGCATTTTTTGCGCAAGGTGGACACCTTCTGGAAGAAGACCAAGTCCGTGGTCACCATCCACAATCTGGCCTTTCAGGGCCGATTCGCCTACCGCCTGTTTCTGGAGTCCGGGCTGCCCTCGGCGGCCTGGAACAGCTCCGGAGCGGAATTCTTCGGAGACTTCAACCTGCTCAAGTCCGGCATCTCCTACGCGGACCTGGTCACCACGGTCAGCCCGACCTATGCCAGAGAAATTCTGACACCGGAATTTGGCTGCGGTTTGGAAGGCATTCTCAACCACCGGGCCGCTGACTTGCGAGGAATTCTCAACGGCGCGGACTACGCGGTCTGGGACCCCAGGCAGGACCGCTACCTGCCCAGCACCTACTCGCCGGAGACACCACGGGGCAAACTGCGCTGCAAGGAAAGCCTGTTTCACGAACTCTGCCTGGACCCCGAGCTGCTGTCCCGTCCCCTGCTCGGATTCGTCGGCCGCCTCCGGGAGCAAAAAGGCATCGACATGCTCCTGGACATTTTGCCTGAATTAATGCGCAAGGATGTCAGCGTGGTGGTTCTGGGCGAGGGCAATCTCCAGTTTGAGGCCCAGGTCCAGGACATGATGGAAACCTACCCAGGACGACTCGTGGCCCGCATCGGCTACACCGAAGACCTGGCCCACCGCATCCAGGCCGGAGTCGATCTTTTCCTTATGCCCTCACGCTACGAACCCTGCGGCCTGACCCAGATGTACAGCCTGCGCTACGGCAGCCTGCCCGTGGCCTCTGCCCTGGGCGGACTCCTGGACACCATCACCGGCTACCCCGACCCCGAATCCACGGGCTTCATTTTCACCCCGCCCGACGCCCGGACTTTTCTGCAAAGCATCGAACTGGCCCTGGAGGTTTGGGAACGTCCGGCGGAATGGAAGGCCATGCGGACCAGGGCCATGTGCAAGGACTATTCCTGGTCAAGCGCGGCGCAACAGTATATCCAAGCCTATACGGACATTGGGGCGGACCTGTCCCCGGCTTGA
- a CDS encoding NUDIX domain-containing protein: MPGLQKPCPHCAKPLTIYTNPVPTVDILITIPGRGIVLIERRNPPPGWAIPGGFIDYGESAERAAVREALEETGLEVELTGLFGVYSDPSRDPRQHTISTIFTAQAKNPDQLRAGDDAGAVSVFPLASLPDQLAFDHERILQELRRRHETLNPPVLVS; this comes from the coding sequence ATGCCCGGACTCCAAAAACCCTGCCCCCACTGCGCCAAACCGCTGACCATCTATACCAATCCGGTACCCACGGTGGACATCCTGATCACCATTCCGGGCCGAGGAATCGTCCTCATCGAACGTCGCAACCCGCCTCCGGGCTGGGCCATTCCCGGCGGGTTCATCGATTACGGCGAGTCCGCCGAGCGAGCCGCTGTGCGCGAGGCATTGGAGGAAACCGGGCTGGAGGTGGAACTGACCGGACTTTTCGGCGTCTATTCCGACCCGAGCCGCGACCCGCGCCAGCACACCATCAGCACGATCTTCACGGCCCAGGCCAAGAATCCAGACCAACTCCGGGCCGGAGACGACGCCGGGGCCGTAAGTGTTTTCCCCCTGGCCTCCCTGCCCGACCAACTGGCCTTTGACCACGAACGCATCCTCCAGGAACTTCGTCGCCGTCACGAGACCCTGAACCCTCCGGTGCTCGTCTCCTAG